The following proteins are encoded in a genomic region of Nicotiana sylvestris chromosome 4, ASM39365v2, whole genome shotgun sequence:
- the LOC104212113 gene encoding UPF0481 protein At3g47200-like → MANNTEIVPLDHQIALPDQNSLREATKDEIQEGRKVDHLIEIKETSGQDQLALQTKKSANQIFDERFKDLDNTSIKSTTIFKVNMGLRKSNPDAYTPMLICIGPYHKKNPELDTMEKYKLLYLQRFLQRKEGIDVESCISEIEKLKDEALKCYDDNLDSDSVVKFSQMMLLDGCFVVEFIRERCEVEPREESNQIINLEWMINQVCRDMVLLENQLPFFVLTMLYDTTKQPTEQSFLNMARRALLDIFPKVTFKPTSEIDDFNAEGIDHLLDAVHMFCRPSHDQKTRESKNASSRGNECCKISFCGNILQLTRSKEIPNVLDLWDCYHIPSVTELYDAGVSFKKIGTVDEDYKDKTTLFDIKFKKGIMKIPCFTIEDTMETFMRNLIAYEQHCSDVYPYFSNYAHIMTQLIGSHRDVNLLRQNKIILKDQGDDKEVASIFKKLSSGVKVYYIEECSKLIQHCEKPWSQMMASLRHNYFQSPWAGASTVAAVILLILTVIQTVLAFTGSVFIEEADFELSTPTPLSFSIKITINYHYHLFQFNPLMHAKSC, encoded by the exons ATGGCAAACAATACTGAGATTGTTCCACTAGATCATCAAATTGCACTACCTGATCAAAATTCTCTAAGAGAAGCTACAAAAGATGAG ATACAAGAAGGAAGGAAAGTGGACCATTTAATCGAGATAAAGGAAACAAGTGGTCAAGATCAACTGGCGTTACAAACTAAAAAATCTGCAAATCAAATCTTTGATGAAAGATTTAAGGATTTGGACAATACATCTATCAAATCCACTACAATATTCAAAGTAAATATGGGGCTACGAAAATCAAATCCAGATGCTTATACACCAATGTTGATCTGCATTGGTCCTTACCATAAAAAGAATCCTGAACTCGACACCATGGAAAAGTACAAACTGTTGTACCTACAACGGTTTCTCCAACGGAAAGAAGGGATTGATGTGGAAAGTTGCATTAGTGAAATTGAGAAACTAAAAGATGAAGCACTAAAGTGTTATGATGATAACCTTGACAGTGATAGTGTTGTCAAATTTTCACAAATGATGTTGCTTGATGGTTGTTTTGTGGTTGAGTTTATTCGAGAGCGTTGTGAAGTTGAGCCAAGAGAAGAATCAAACCAAATTATCAACTTGGAATGGATGATAAATCAAGTATGTCGAGACATGGTGTTACTAGAAAACCAACTGCCTTTCTTTGTTCTCACCATGCTATATGACACGACAAAGCAACCTACAGAACAAAGCTTCTTGAATATGGCGAGAAGGGCATTACTTGATATTTTCCCAAAAGTGACATTTAAACCCACATCAGAAATCGACGATTTTAATGCAGAAGGAATCGACCATTTACTAGATGCAGTACACATGTTTTGTCGCCCATCACATGATCAGAAAACTAGAGAAAGCAAGAATGCTAGCAGCAGGGGAAACGAATGTTGCAAGATAAGTTTCTGCGGGAACATTTTGCAATTAACCAGGTCAAAAGAAATACCCAATGTCCTTGATTTATGGGATTGCTATCATATTCCAAGTGTAACAGAGCTTTATGATGCTGGAGTTAGCTTCAAAAAAATAGGAACAGTGGATGAAGATTATAAGGATAAAACAACCTTATTCGATATCAAGTTCAAAAAGGGGATAATGAAAATCCCCTGTTTCACAATCGAGGATACTATGGAAACCTTCATGCGAAATTTAATAGCTTATGAGCAACACTGTTCTGATGTATATCCTTATTTTTCGAATTATGCTCATATAATGACTCAACTTATTGGCTCACATAGAGATGTTAATCTCCTTCGCCAAAATAAAATCATCCTTAAAGATCAAGGAGATGACAAAGAAGTGGCCAGCATATTCAAAAAACTTTCAAGTGGGGTGAAAGTCTATTACATAGAAGAATGCAGCAAATTGATCCAACATTGTGAAAAGCCATGGAGTCAAATGATGGCAAGTTTGAGGCACAATTATTTTCAGAGTCCTTGGGCTGGAGCTTCAACTGTGGCAGCCGTTATACTTCTCATACTCACAGTTATACAGACAGTTCTAGCTTTCACAG GTAGTGTCTTCATAGAAGAAGCAGATTTTGAATTATCAACCCCCACACCGCTCTCCTTCTCTATAAAAATTACAATCAATTACCATTACCATCTATTCCAGTTTAACCCGTTAATGCATGCCAAATCCTGCTAA
- the LOC104212114 gene encoding uncharacterized protein At4g14342: MQASDRFNINSQLEHLQAKYVGTGHADLTRFEWAVNIQRDSYASYVGHYPMLAYFAIAENESIGRERYNFMQKMLLPCGLPPEREDD, translated from the exons ATGCAG GCTAGTGACAGGTTCAATATCAACTCCCAGCTTGAGCATTTACAAGCTAAATACGTTGGAACTGGACATGCCGACTTGACTAGATT TGAATGGGCAGTAAACATTCAGCGTGACAGCTATGCCTCTTATGTTGGACACTACCCAATGTTGGCGTATTTTGCCATTGCAGAAAATGAATCAATTGGAAGAGAACGCTACAATTTTATGCAG AAAATGCTTTTGCCTTGTGGTCTTCCACCTGAAAGAGAAGATGATTAA
- the LOC104212115 gene encoding uncharacterized protein yields MSSLTILLHPSPFLFTNPSNSKTTIFTLHNRPRILIPQASFSTSPNSPLWTISEIVKAVNGRIIRWGPPGTICTDTRTLEPGQWFLPLVGQNFDAHNFITPELATKGCVGVIGNWVCEDWNNGFVKVEDDTVSSLKSLGFYARNRFTGCLIGLTGSVGKTTTKTMIALALKSVGNVYYSPGNWNNEIGVALSLIGMPRDVGFGVLEMGMSKKGEILELSRMCRPNVRVILNVSAAHLENFANLEEVSMAKGEILREAMPGDVCVLNGDDPLVMSLPVSAGVKKVVFGRKLGCDIRLVSSEIKHGGRSIQVVLEAFNEMVKFVISCPGLHLAINACAAAAVATALGVPLALAGKSLSRFTPVHRRSELEVAENGITIINDVYNANPASTQAAIDLLRNMDCKGKRVAILGDMLELGPMEINFHELMLQSCCDAHFDVIALVGTRFIRAAESFDCAREIKVVCTTDARQMAPKIINFLNSGDVILVKGSCHIGMEVIVDALKSIHFGVPRGPAEDAFFSLVL; encoded by the exons ATGAGTTCTCTGACCATTTTACTTCATCCTTCTCCATTCTTATTTACCAATCCATCAAACTCAAAAACCACCATTTTCACTTTACACAACAGACCAAGAATCTTGATTCCTCAAGCTTCATTTTCGACTTCACCAAATTCTCCTCTTTGGACGATTTCAGAGATAGTCAAGGCTGTTAATGGCAGAATCATTAGGTGGGGTCCACCTGGAACAATCTGTACGGACACCAGAACACTTGAACCAGGACAATGGTTCCTCCCACTTGTTGGCCAAAACTTTGATGCCCACAATTTCATTACCCCTGAATTAGCCACTAAAGGCTGTGTTGGAGTGATTGGGAACTGGGTTTGTGAGGACTGGAACAATGGGTTTGTAAAAGTGGAGGATGATACTGTAAGTTCTTTAAAAAGTTTGGGTTTTTATGCAAGAAACAGGTTTACTGGTTGTTTAATTGGGTTAACAGGAAGTGTGGGAAAGACCACTACAAAGACTATGATAGCATTGGCTCTGAAGAGTGTTGGAAATGTTTATTACAGCCCAGGGAACTGGAACAATGAGATTGGGGTCGCGTTATCGCTTATTGGGATGCCGAGGGATGTGGGGTTTGGCGTTTTGGAGATGGGGATGAGCAAGAAAGGTGAGATCTTGGAACTGTCTAGGATGTGTAGGCCAAATGTAAGGGTGATTCTGAATGTGAGTGCTGCACATTTAGAGAATTTCGCCAACTTGGAGGAGGTTTCCATGGCGAAAGGGGAGATTTTAAGAGAAGCAATGCCGGGGGATGTGTGTGTATTGAATGGTGATGATCCTCTTGTCATGAGCCTCCCAGTTTCGGCTGGAGTTAAGAAG GTGGTATTTGGTCGAAAGTTAGGTTGTGATATTCGTTTAGTTTCTTCAGAAATCAAACATGGAGGTCGCAGTATACAAGTTGTTTTAGAGGCGTTCAACGAGAT GGTTAAATTCGTAATCTCCTGTCCTGGCCTGCATCTGGCCATAAATGCATGTGCAGCTGCTGCTGTGGCTACTGCACTTGGTGTTCCTCTTGCTCTAGCAGGAAAATCCTTATCCAGATTTACACCTGTTCACAGGAGATCAGAACTTGAAGTAGCTGAAAATGGGATTACAATAATAAATGATGTTTACAATGCAAATCCAGCTAGTACTCAAGCTGCCATTGACTTGTTAAGAAACATGGACTGCAAAGGTAAACGAGTTGCTATACTTGGAGACATGCTTGAACTTGGTCCAATGGAAATCAACTTCCATGAGTTGATGCTACAGAGTTGCTGTGATGCGCACTTTGATGTAATTGCACTTGTTGGAACAAGGTTTATACGTGCAGCTGAGAGTTTTGACTGTGCTCGGGAGATAAAAGTGGTATGCACCACTGATGCTCGCCAGATGGCTCCTAAAATTATCAATTTTTTAAATAGTGGTGATGTCATCCTTGTCAAAGGCAGTTGTCACATAGGAATGGAAGTGATTGTAGATGCACTCAAGTCTATCCACTTTGGTGTCCCACGTGGGCCGGCTGAAGATGCTTTCTTCAGTTTAGTGTTGTGA